Genomic DNA from Amycolatopsis alba DSM 44262:
GATCCTCGGCGGTTACACCACGTTTTCGACCTATGCGACGGACACACTCGATCTCGTGACGAACGGGCGTCCGTTCACCGGGTTGGCGTACGCCTTCGGCACGGTGGTCGCCGCACTGGTAGCGGTCTACGCCGGGCACGAGATCACCCGTGCGGTGAAGAAATGACCGTTCTTTTCGTCGCACTCGGCGGCGGTCTCGGCGCGATCCTGCGGTTCCTGACCGACCTGCGGGTGCGGGCGCGGCGGGGCGACACCTTCCCGTGGGGCACGCTGACGGTCAACATCGCGGGCTCGGCGATCCTCGGGGTCCTCACCGGCTGGGCGCTGCACGGCGGCCAGCCGGACGGGATCCGCTCCCTGCTGGCCGTCGGGTTCTGCGGCGGGCTCACGACGTTCTCGACCTTCGGCTACGAAACGCTGCGCCTGTTCACCGAGAAGACGAAGGCGCGTGCCGTGCTGAACGCCGGTGTCACGATGGCCGCCGGGATCGGCGCCGCGGCGGCGGGCCTCCTGCTCGCCGCCGCCGTCTGGCCCTGAATCAGTCTTCGGGCGCCATCCGCACCGCGGCCGCCGCGATCGCCTCACGCTGTTCGGCCGGGAGTCCCGCCGCCATCTCCTCGATCTTGTCGACGACGCCTTCGTGAGCGGCGTTCGCGAGCCGGAGTCCCTCTTCCGTCAGCGTGATCTTGAGCGCGCGGCGATCACCGGAATCCGCGACCCGCTCGACGAGCGCGCGCCGCTGCACCCGGTCCACCAGGCCGGTGACACTGGACTTCTCCAGGTTCAGCAGCCGGCCGAGGTCGGTCATCCCGACGCCTGTCTCCCCCTGCGCCAGCACGCAGAGCAGCTGCGCCTGCTGCGGCGTGAGGTCGTGAGACCGGCCGACGTCGATGAAAGCCCGCTGCACCAGATGCGAGAGCCGCACCAGTGCCGTCGCGAATCCGAGGTCTTCGGCCGTGGTCATAGCCGCAGTCTACTTGACGATGGTTGGGAGTACGAACTACTGTAGTTCGCAGTACAAACATTACGTACTACGAACTAGGGGGCTCCCATGAGTACGACCGTGGCCGTCATCGGCGGGGGATACGGCGGCATCACCGTCGCCAAGGAACTGGACTCGTTCACCGACGTCGTCCTCGTCGAGCCGCGCGAGGATTTCGTCCACCACGTCGCCGCGTTGCGCGGACTCGTCGATCCTGAGTGGACGGATCGGCTCTTCTACCCGTACGCCCGGCTTCTCGAGCGGGGCCGGGTGTTGCGCGACAGCGCGGTGAGCGTGGACCAGGGCGGCGTCATGCTCGCTTCGGGTGAGCGGCTCACGCCGGACTACGTCGTGCTGGCGACCGGCGCGGCGTACCCGTTCCCGGCGAAGATCGATTTCCAGGACAGTGCTTCGGCGAAGGCGAAGATCCGCGCCACCAGGGAAGAACTCGCGGGCGCGGAGAAGGTCCTGCTGCTCGGTGCCGGCCCGGTGGGCCTCGAACTGGCGGGCGAGATCAAGGCGGTATGGCCGGAGAAGGCCGTGACGATCGTCGACCCGGCGAAGGAGATCCTGCCCGGTTTCCCGGAGGAATTCCGCGCGGAGATCCGCCGCCAGCTCGACGGACTGGGCGTCGAACTCGTGCTCGGCACGTCGCTGACCGAACCGCCGGTCTCGGAACCGGGGCAGGCGAAGACGTTCACCTCGGCGCTCACCGATGGCGGCGAGGTGACCGCGGACCTGTGGTTCCAGTGCTACGGCGGCGCGCCGCACACCGCGTACCTCGACGGCTCCCTCGCCTCTGCCCGGCGGCCGGACGGCCGGGTGGAGGTGAACGCCGACCTGCGGCTCCCCGGTCAGCCGCGGGTGTTCGCGCTCGGCGACATCACCGCGCTGCCGGAAGGGAAACTGGCGAAGGTGGCAGGCGACCACGCGGAGGTCGTCGTGGCCAACATCCGCGCGCTGATCGAGGGCGGCGCACTGCGGACCCACACCCCTGGCGGGCCGATGATCTCGCTGCCGCTCGGGCCTTCCGGGGGCGCGACCTACGCCGAGGAGGCCGGGATCCTGGACGCGGCGACGACCTCGCAGATCAAGGGGTCGCACATGATGGTGTCCCGCTACGAGGAGATGTTCAGGACGGCGTAGGCCTCCGTTCTAACGACACTGATCACTCATGACCGCCGAGTGACTGCCCAGCCCGGACGGCGGCCCAGACGCGGCCACGTGTCGCGAAAGCCACTTTCGCGACGTCTGATGTCCCGAAAGTGGCTTTCGCGACATGACCGCCAGGGCACGCAGGCCTCAGGTCAAGTGGCTCGTGAGTGGCAAGGACGGTTGGACCCATCCTTGCCACTCACGAGGCGTCAGCGCGGAGCGAGGCCCCGCACCTGCGCGAACGGATCCTCACCCGTCGGCAGCAGGGCGATGATCGGCGTCGTCAGCCCGTTGTCCACATAGGACTGCACCTGCTCACGGCAGGAATCCAGGCTGCCGTGGACGATCAGGTCGTCGACGACCTCGTCCGGGATGACCTGGTTCGCCTTCTGCCGGTCGCCGGCGGCCCACGCCTCGCGCATCGGCGCGAGCGCCTCGCCGCGGCCCAGCCATTCGTGGAACGCCGCGTACACCGGCACGGTCAGATAGCTCGAGATGAGCATCCGGCCGAGCCCGCGCGCGGCGGCCTTGTCCTCGGTGGGGCAGACGAAGATCCGCGCGGCGAGTTCGGTGTCCGGGCCGATCTCGGCCCGGACCTTCGGCACGTCGGAGGCGGCGAGCCAGTTGGTGATGGCGCCGTCGGCCTCCTTCGCGGCCAGCCGCAGCATCCCCGGTCGCAGGGCGGCGAGCATGATCGACGGCGGCGGGTCGGCGGGCCGTTCCAGCCGGAACTTGCTGACGGAGAAGGATTCGTAGGTCTCGGTGACCTTCTCCCCCGCCAGCGCCGACCGCAGGAACCGCAGCGTGTCCCGCGAACGGGCGAAGGGGGCTTCGAACTCGGCGGCGTTCCAGTTCTTCACGATCACCGGCGACGACGCGCCGATGCCGAGCACGAACCGGCCGGGCGCCAGTTCCGCGACCGTGGCCGCACTCATCGCCAGCAGACCGGGTCCGCGCGTGTACACCGGCACGATCGCGGTGCCCAGCCGCAGCTGCGGCGCCCACTGCGAGGCCAGCACCAGCGGGGTGAAGGCGTCGTTGCCCGCCGTCTCGGCCGACCACGCGTCGGTGTAGCCGAGATCCGGCAGCTCCTGCACCATCTCCTTGTGCGCCGCGAGCGGTACCCCGGTCAGCGGAATGGTGATGCCCCACCGTTTCATGCGTTCTCCTCGCTCTTGGCCGCGCCACCGGACAGCTCGCGCACGATCCAGTCCACCTGCGTGCGCATCAGGTTCTCCGCGACCTCTTCGGCTTGCGGCGTCATATGCGTCGCGCCTGCCAGCGGCAGGAACACGTGCGCGCGCCCCTTGGCCAGCAGTGCCGACGAAAGGCGCAACGAGTGGGCGACGAAAACGTTGTCGTCGGCCAGTCCGTGGACGATCAGCAGTGCCCGCGAGAGATCACCGGCTCCGGCGATCAGCGAGTTGTGCTCGTACGAAGCCGCGTCCTTCTGCGGAAGCCCGAGGTAGCGCTCGGTGTAGTGCGTGTCGTAGAGGGACCAGTCGGTCACCGGGGCACCGGCGACACCGGCTTGGAAGACGTCGGGGCGGCGCAGCACGGCCAGCGCGGACAGGTAACCGCCGTAGGACCAGCCGCGGATCGCGACCCGTTCCAGGTCCAGTTCCGGATGCAGCGCGGCCGCCGCGTGCAAGGCGTCGACCTGGTCGGCGAGGGTGACGTCGGCGAGTTTGCCCGCGATCTCCTTCTCCCAGCCCGAACCCCGGCCGGGTGTCCCGCGACCGTCGGCGACCAACACCGCGAAGCCCTGGTCCGCCAGCCACTGCGGGGTCAGGAAGGCGTTGCGGGTCTGCAGGACACGCTGGGCGTGCGGGCCGCCGTACGGGTCGAGCAGCACGGGGAGCTTGCCCTCGCTCTCCTCGTACCCGGTCGGCAGCACGAGCGCGGCGCGCAGGCCCCGCTCCCCCAGCGTCAGCCAGGTCAGGTTCGGCACCACGTCGGGGTCCACGGTGTACGAACCGATGCGCGCCACCGTCTTCTCGCCGGAGACGAGGGTCACCACCGGGCCGCTGCGTTCCAGGCTCCACGACGAAAGCACGGTCAGCGAGGCGTTCCCGGAGCCGACGTGCACACCGTCCTCAGTGGACAGGCGGCGGAGTTCGCCGCCTTCGGTGCGGAAAACGTGGATCTGCGTCGGATCGGCTTCGGACGCGCTGAACAGCACCTCGTCGCCGACGTGCAGGATCGACCGCACCTGCAGTCCGGACGGGGTGACCGCGGCCCCGTCGACGATCAGCCGGTGGTCACCGTCGGCGGCGCTCTCGCGCACCAGCCGGCCGTCGGCGGTCCACGCCGGGACGCCCGCGGCGAGTTCGACCCAGTGCTCGTCGGTCTCGGTGTGCAGCACCTCGACCGAACCGTCCGCCGGGTCGACCGCCTGGATATCCAGGGTGCGCTGGTCACGCGACTGCACGGACAGCAGCGGCTTGCCCGCCGCCGACCAGTGCACCGCGGCGAGGTACTCCCAGTCGGTCTTCGCGACGTCGACGCGGGAACCGTCGAGGCCGAGGATCGCCAGCGTCACGTCCGCGTTCGCCGTCCCCGCCGCCGGATACGCGACGACGTTGGCCGCCGACTGCGGATTGGCCGGATCGGCGATCGTCCAGCGCGGCACGGCCGCCCGGTCGGAGCGTTCGACCAGCAGGCTCTTCCCGTCCGGGGCCCACCAGTAACCACGAGTGCGGCCCATCTCCTCGGCCGCGATGAACTCCGCGAGCCCCCAGGCGATGTCCTCGCCGTCTTCCTCGACGAGCACGCGGTCCGCGCCGGTCGCCCGCTCGATCACCCGCAGGCGCCGGTCCCGGACGTAGGCGACGTGAGCGCCGTCCGGGCTGGGCCGCGGGTCCACGACCGAGCCGTCGACCAGCACGG
This window encodes:
- a CDS encoding MarR family winged helix-turn-helix transcriptional regulator, producing the protein MTTAEDLGFATALVRLSHLVQRAFIDVGRSHDLTPQQAQLLCVLAQGETGVGMTDLGRLLNLEKSSVTGLVDRVQRRALVERVADSGDRRALKITLTEEGLRLANAAHEGVVDKIEEMAAGLPAEQREAIAAAAVRMAPED
- a CDS encoding NAD(P)/FAD-dependent oxidoreductase, with product MSTTVAVIGGGYGGITVAKELDSFTDVVLVEPREDFVHHVAALRGLVDPEWTDRLFYPYARLLERGRVLRDSAVSVDQGGVMLASGERLTPDYVVLATGAAYPFPAKIDFQDSASAKAKIRATREELAGAEKVLLLGAGPVGLELAGEIKAVWPEKAVTIVDPAKEILPGFPEEFRAEIRRQLDGLGVELVLGTSLTEPPVSEPGQAKTFTSALTDGGEVTADLWFQCYGGAPHTAYLDGSLASARRPDGRVEVNADLRLPGQPRVFALGDITALPEGKLAKVAGDHAEVVVANIRALIEGGALRTHTPGGPMISLPLGPSGGATYAEEAGILDAATTSQIKGSHMMVSRYEEMFRTA
- a CDS encoding LLM class F420-dependent oxidoreductase, which gives rise to MKRWGITIPLTGVPLAAHKEMVQELPDLGYTDAWSAETAGNDAFTPLVLASQWAPQLRLGTAIVPVYTRGPGLLAMSAATVAELAPGRFVLGIGASSPVIVKNWNAAEFEAPFARSRDTLRFLRSALAGEKVTETYESFSVSKFRLERPADPPPSIMLAALRPGMLRLAAKEADGAITNWLAASDVPKVRAEIGPDTELAARIFVCPTEDKAAARGLGRMLISSYLTVPVYAAFHEWLGRGEALAPMREAWAAGDRQKANQVIPDEVVDDLIVHGSLDSCREQVQSYVDNGLTTPIIALLPTGEDPFAQVRGLAPR
- a CDS encoding S9 family peptidase, coding for MRDVTDTSLEDLPFLRRQARTQRFTLGAPKEFKVAPDGSRVLFLRTESGTDARHSLWAFDVASGEETKLVDAAELLPGEEDLPPEERARRERSRETGGGVVGYAVDDAFTVAAFSLSGKLHTLDLVTGEVSVLVDGSVVDPRPSPDGAHVAYVRDRRLRVIERATGADRVLVEEDGEDIAWGLAEFIAAEEMGRTRGYWWAPDGKSLLVERSDRAAVPRWTIADPANPQSAANVVAYPAAGTANADVTLAILGLDGSRVDVAKTDWEYLAAVHWSAAGKPLLSVQSRDQRTLDIQAVDPADGSVEVLHTETDEHWVELAAGVPAWTADGRLVRESAADGDHRLIVDGAAVTPSGLQVRSILHVGDEVLFSASEADPTQIHVFRTEGGELRRLSTEDGVHVGSGNASLTVLSSWSLERSGPVVTLVSGEKTVARIGSYTVDPDVVPNLTWLTLGERGLRAALVLPTGYEESEGKLPVLLDPYGGPHAQRVLQTRNAFLTPQWLADQGFAVLVADGRGTPGRGSGWEKEIAGKLADVTLADQVDALHAAAALHPELDLERVAIRGWSYGGYLSALAVLRRPDVFQAGVAGAPVTDWSLYDTHYTERYLGLPQKDAASYEHNSLIAGAGDLSRALLIVHGLADDNVFVAHSLRLSSALLAKGRAHVFLPLAGATHMTPQAEEVAENLMRTQVDWIVRELSGGAAKSEENA
- the crcB gene encoding fluoride efflux transporter CrcB — protein: MTVLFVALGGGLGAILRFLTDLRVRARRGDTFPWGTLTVNIAGSAILGVLTGWALHGGQPDGIRSLLAVGFCGGLTTFSTFGYETLRLFTEKTKARAVLNAGVTMAAGIGAAAAGLLLAAAVWP